In one Brassica oleracea var. oleracea cultivar TO1000 chromosome C9, BOL, whole genome shotgun sequence genomic region, the following are encoded:
- the LOC106314447 gene encoding uncharacterized protein PHLOEM PROTEIN 2-LIKE A7-like, with translation MAGVTRAPRTKDFGSTFIQCPMLTSTNYTVWSMRMKVLLRVHEMWDTIEPGSDDQKKNDVAIARLFQSIPETLIFQVGEQTASKEIWNAIKSRHLGADRVREARLQTLMTEFDRLKMDDNDTVDDFAGKISSLLSKATLLGENIEESKMVKKFLKGLLRHKYIQIVASLEQVLGLNLTGFEDIVGRLKAYEERVGEETQKEDQGKLMFSKNEEHSQRGYEKSCGRGRGRNDRGRGQGRSHNQNHVSHTEDNNSKKNR, from the coding sequence ATGGCAGGCGTGACTAGGGCTCCACGCACAAAGGACTTTGGATCTACATTCATCCAATGTCCGATGTTGACTTCGACAAACTACACAGTTTGGTCGATGAGGATGAAGGTTCTACTACGTGTTCATGAAATGTGGGACACGATCGAACCCGGTTCAGATGATCAAAAGAAGAATGATGTTGCAATAGCTCGTTTATTTCAATCTATTCCCGAAACATTGATTTTCCAGGTGGGAGAACAAACCGCATCAAAAGAGATTTGGAACGCCATCAAGTCGCGACACCTAGGAGCTGATCGTGTAAGGGAGGCGAGACTTCAGACGTTGATGACGGAGTTTGATAGGTTGAAGATGGATGATAACGATACCGTCGATGACTTCGCGGGGAAGATATCGAGCCTATTATCCAAAGCAACCTTGTTGGGAGAAAACATAGAAGAATCCAAGATGGTCAAGAAGTTCTTGAAGGGTCTTCTGAGACACAAGTACATCCAGATCGTAGCATCACTTGAGCAAGTCCTAGGCCTCAACTTGACGGGTTTCGAGGACATAGTGGGAAGGCTTAAGGCGTACGAGGAACGTGTAGGAGAAGAAACTCAGAAAGAAGACCAAGGGAAGCTGATGTTTTCGAAAAATGAAGAGCATAGTCAGAGGGGCTATGAGAAATCATGTGGTAGAGGAAGAGGAAGAAATGATAGAGGCAGAGGTCAAGGTAGGTCACACAACCAAAACCATGTGTCACACACCGAAGATAACAACTCGAAGAAGAATCGTTGA